In the Flavisolibacter tropicus genome, one interval contains:
- a CDS encoding glycoside hydrolase family 53 protein, translating to MKQALCKPLILIFFFACLVGCRKPGAEQTDDTSDPVTPPVQTVFAKGADVSWITEMEAANKKFYNANGQQQEGMALLKSLGMNTVRIRVWVNPTTGWNNRADVMDKAVRAKNLGLRIMIDFHYSDTWADPGNQTKPAAWASQGLAALKTSLYNHTTEVLTELKSNNIIPEWVQVGNETNDGMLWPEGKVSVNMAAFAQLVSAGYEAVKAVSSTTQVIVHLSNGYDNALYRWLFDGLRSNGAKWDVIGISLYPSPSNWSALTAQCLANMNDLVARYGKPVMVVEVGMSWDSPAESKAFLTDIISKTKSVAESKGLGVLYWEPLAYGNWQGYSLGAFDNSGKPTAALDAFR from the coding sequence ATGAAACAGGCTCTGTGCAAACCATTGATTCTCATTTTTTTCTTCGCCTGTTTAGTAGGCTGTAGAAAGCCTGGAGCAGAGCAAACAGATGATACGAGTGATCCTGTGACACCTCCTGTACAAACAGTTTTTGCAAAGGGCGCAGATGTAAGCTGGATCACCGAGATGGAAGCCGCTAATAAAAAGTTTTACAATGCTAATGGCCAGCAACAAGAGGGAATGGCTTTGCTGAAAAGTTTGGGTATGAATACGGTTCGGATAAGGGTGTGGGTAAATCCAACTACTGGATGGAACAATAGGGCAGATGTGATGGATAAGGCAGTGCGTGCGAAAAACCTAGGTCTTCGGATAATGATCGACTTTCATTATAGCGATACCTGGGCAGACCCAGGAAATCAAACAAAACCTGCTGCTTGGGCTAGTCAAGGATTAGCTGCACTTAAGACGTCGTTATATAATCACACTACAGAAGTTCTAACAGAATTAAAGAGTAATAATATAATACCAGAATGGGTGCAGGTAGGTAATGAAACCAATGATGGCATGCTGTGGCCGGAAGGTAAGGTATCCGTAAATATGGCGGCCTTTGCACAATTAGTAAGTGCGGGTTATGAGGCCGTAAAAGCAGTGAGTAGTACAACGCAGGTTATTGTTCATCTTTCCAATGGTTATGATAACGCACTATATCGATGGCTGTTTGATGGATTGCGATCTAATGGTGCCAAATGGGACGTTATTGGAATATCGCTTTATCCTTCACCATCCAACTGGTCTGCATTGACAGCGCAATGTCTTGCCAATATGAATGATCTGGTGGCTCGATATGGCAAGCCGGTAATGGTTGTAGAAGTAGGTATGAGCTGGGATAGTCCGGCGGAATCAAAGGCTTTTCTAACAGATATTATATCCAAAACAAAATCAGTTGCCGAAAGTAAGGGATTGGGCGTTTTGTATTGGGAGCCCTTAGCTTATGGAAATTGGCAGGGCTACTCCTTGGGCGCTTTTGATAATAGTGGAAAACCTACAGCGGCTCTGGACGCATTTCGGTAG